The Acidobacteriota bacterium DNA segment CCAATCGCTTGGTGTCTTGTCAGCACTCGATGAGGCGGGCGCCCTCGTGGAGGACCGCAGGGGCAACCATTGCCGTTCGCTAGAACTGAGACGACGCCTCAATAGGGTTCCTGATATCCGACGAGAACGGGAGTCGGAGCAATCTTCAGGCGGCTTGGACGCCTGGACAGCCGAAGTTCTGCTCGGCGCCGCCAGGTTGGCACATCGCCCGGACTTGCTCGGAGCTGAATTGGCCCACATAGCAAGCCAGTTTCAAGTGCCAATCAGGTGTCAGGTCAGCACACTTGAGGATGGTTCTGACGACGCACACCGTCACGACTCGGAATCACTCGTCACGCGTACGGTCGACCTGGGCACGCGCGGTCAGAATGGACACGGCCTCAGACTGTCTTGTTCAGTGGAGGAGCCCCAGGGAGTAGCCGTCCTGCTTGCACTGAGCACATTCGCCGAGTCGATGGTCGAACTGCAAGAGCATCGAAGTAGTAAGCTGGCGCGGGAGTCCCTTTGGCAAATTGAACAAGCGGAGATAGAACGAACGCCGACTGTTCTGGTATCCGCGGACATGCTAGCCATCTTCGGGCAACTCGAGAGGGTGGCTCCACACAACGTGGCGGTCCTGCTGACTGGTGAGACCGGAACCGGGAAGGAGGTTCTTGCCCGTGAACTGCACCGGCTCTCCCCCTTCGTCGACGGCCCGTTCGTCCCCTTCAACTGCAGTGCCGTCCCGCGCGACATGCTCGACAGTCAGCTCTTCGGCCACAAACGAGGTGCCTTCACCGGCGCCGACGCCGACTCGAAGGGCGTCATTCGCAGCGCGGAGGGTGGCACTCTTTTCCTCGACGAAATCGGCGAACTTCACCCCGAACTCCAGCCAAAGCTCTTGCGATTCCTCGAGTCCGGCGAAGTCCACCCGCTCGGCGACGCGTTCCCCGTCACGGTCAACGTCCGGGTGGTTTCCGCAACCAATGCCAACCTGGAACATCTCGTCGCCAGCGGTCGCTTTAGGGAGGACCTGTATTACCGCCTCAACGTCGTGCCCTTCCACCTGCCACCCCTCCGCGCGCGCAGAGAAGAAATCCCCGCGCTCGTCACGCTGTACCTGGCCCGCTTCGCGAACGAGATGGAAAAGGGCCGCCTCGTCCTTGCCGACGAGGCGCTCGAGGCCTTGCTCGTCTACCGCTGGCCGGGGAACGTTCGCCAGCTGATCAACGAGCTGCGCCGCCTCGCCGCGCTGTCGCTGCCCGACTCCACCATCCCGCTCTCGATGCTGTCGCCAGCCATCACCCGCCGCCCGGAGGCTGAGGCCCGGCTCGAACCTGCGCGCGAGTCCGAACTCAGTCCAGAGTCGTCCGAGGCGCCAGAGCCCCCCAACGAGAACGAGATCACGCTCCGCGTCGACCGCCCGCTCGCCGTCACCATCGAGGAACTCGAACGCATCGTCGTCCAGCGCGCCCTCGCCCGGCACGGTGGCCACGTCGACCGAGCCGCGCGCGATCTCGGCCTCTCCCGCAAAGGCCTCTTCCTCAAACGCCAGCGCCTCGGCCTCGCCTGACCGATTGAGCCAGGCGCTGAAACACCCAGACCCAGCGTAGAATCCGGCCCATGATCGACCGCCGCACGCTCATGGCCCTCTTCGCCACCTCGGCCGGGGCCCCCCTGTGGGCGCATCCCGGGCTGGCGGCCCAGATCCAGCCGGGCACCCATACGTTCTCGCCCGACACCATCCTGGCCGCCGCGCGCCTCGCCGGCCTCGACTGGACCGACGCCGACGCCCGCGACGTCGCCGACTCGCTCGCGAGCTTCGCGAAGCACGCCGAGGCCATCGACAAGGACACGCTCGTCAACGCCTCGCCGCTGCCGCTCCACTTCGACCCGCGCCCCCCCGGCGTCGCCGTCCCCATCCCCGCCCCGGCCTTCATCGCGCCACCCGCCCCGCCGGTTTCCCGCCCGGCGCGCCTCGAGGACGTCGCCTACTGGCCGATTGCCGACCTCGCGCACCTCCTGCGCACGAAACAGGTCACGGCCACCGAGCTCGCCACCATGTACCTCGCGCGGCTCACGCGCCACAACCCGGCGCTCAACTGCGTGGTCGCGCTCACCGACGCGCGCGCGCTCGAGGAGGCCGCCACCGCCGACCGCGAGCTCGCCGCCGGCCGCGACCGCGGCCCGCTGCACGGCATCCCGTACGGCGTGAAGGACATCATCGCCGCGCGCGGCGCGCCCACCACCTGGGGCGCCCCGCCGCTCGAGCGCCAGGTCTTCGACGAAGACGCCACCGTGGTGCGCCGGCTGCGCGAGGCCGGCGCCGTGCTCGTGGCCAAGCTCTCGACGGGCGAGTTCGCCTTCGGCGACCAGTGGGCGCGCGGCCGCACCCACAACCCATGGAACCCGCAGCAGGGCTCGAGCGGCTCGTCGGCCGGGTCGGCCGCCGCCGTCGCCGCGGGCCTCGTCGGCTTCGCCATCGGCACCGACACCGGCGGCTCCATCCTCTCGCCCGCCCAGCGCTGCGGCCTCGTCGGGCTGCGGCCCACC contains these protein-coding regions:
- a CDS encoding sigma-54 dependent transcriptional regulator — protein: MALESLGSPQPDDTLDLVVRSQLLHLTGQLDGAYRLARSLLNRSHTSPRQVALCHEVCGAVLFDRGRLKEALRELSHALATADECRDREASTQIQLRLFQIARARDTKELIQLAHRVRRSVTASGDPHLLVLMHLRFAQRDARSGNPRNALRHLSLASELLVSHHNEWLAGMLSLDLSAVTHLQGDIETATAHARRALESSRRSGHRRTEASALANLSAFSYEISDLEAASRYYAEALPIAQDFATVFLGLLDTGVHIRAADGDLEGASDTLARLESWLAGHDESVSAREYVDVGLTRARLLRLLGRYLDALKDLEGTLSAAKAIDYRARDCELLSAQAMTLCDAGNITSAIRALSRATEMSVGQSLGVLSALDEAGALVEDRRGNHCRSLELRRRLNRVPDIRRERESEQSSGGLDAWTAEVLLGAARLAHRPDLLGAELAHIASQFQVPIRCQVSTLEDGSDDAHRHDSESLVTRTVDLGTRGQNGHGLRLSCSVEEPQGVAVLLALSTFAESMVELQEHRSSKLARESLWQIEQAEIERTPTVLVSADMLAIFGQLERVAPHNVAVLLTGETGTGKEVLARELHRLSPFVDGPFVPFNCSAVPRDMLDSQLFGHKRGAFTGADADSKGVIRSAEGGTLFLDEIGELHPELQPKLLRFLESGEVHPLGDAFPVTVNVRVVSATNANLEHLVASGRFREDLYYRLNVVPFHLPPLRARREEIPALVTLYLARFANEMEKGRLVLADEALEALLVYRWPGNVRQLINELRRLAALSLPDSTIPLSMLSPAITRRPEAEARLEPARESELSPESSEAPEPPNENEITLRVDRPLAVTIEELERIVVQRALARHGGHVDRAARDLGLSRKGLFLKRQRLGLA
- a CDS encoding amidase — encoded protein: MIDRRTLMALFATSAGAPLWAHPGLAAQIQPGTHTFSPDTILAAARLAGLDWTDADARDVADSLASFAKHAEAIDKDTLVNASPLPLHFDPRPPGVAVPIPAPAFIAPPAPPVSRPARLEDVAYWPIADLAHLLRTKQVTATELATMYLARLTRHNPALNCVVALTDARALEEAATADRELAAGRDRGPLHGIPYGVKDIIAARGAPTTWGAPPLERQVFDEDATVVRRLREAGAVLVAKLSTGEFAFGDQWARGRTHNPWNPQQGSSGSSAGSAAAVAAGLVGFAIGTDTGGSILSPAQRCGLVGLRPTFGTVSRHGVMAAGTSLDKVGPMGRTVDDCALVMHAIAGADGLDRAVPDALGFAWDGASTRYPRRVGYVRAMFDAEADAERRAHDARALATLRDLGCTLTEVALPDGDLSYYIEYIERAAAFDSFTRAGHHAGLRPRTSRFLRAGQLVTAVDYLQANRRRTAIMTAVARTFASVDALLFTSLSLDSRTSINPVLSLTGHPSVAVPSGFWSSGSPSGVMLAGRLYGDGDLLALARAFERASPRATRYPPGFEPGG